In Prionailurus viverrinus isolate Anna chromosome C2, UM_Priviv_1.0, whole genome shotgun sequence, one DNA window encodes the following:
- the SLC5A3 gene encoding sodium/myo-inositol cotransporter encodes MRAVLETADIAIVALYFILVMCIGFFAMWKSNRSTVSGYFLAGRSMTWVAIGASLFVSNIGSEHFIGLAGSGAASGFAVGAWEFNALLLLQLLGWVFIPIYIRSGVYTMPEYLSKRFGGHRIQVYFAALSLILYIFTKLSVDLYSGALFIQESLGWNLYVSVILLIGMTALLTVTGGLVAVIYTDTLQALLMIVGALTLMIISMMEIGGFEEVKRRYMLASPNVTSILLTYNLSNTNSCNVHPKKDALKMLRNPTDEDVPWPGFVLGQTPASVWYWCADQVIVQRVLAAKNIAHAKGSTLMAGFLKLLPMFIIVVPGMISRILFADDIACINPEHCMQVCGSRAGCSNIAYPRLVMKLVPVGLRGLMMAVMIAALMSDLDSIFNSASTIFTLDVYKLIRRSASSRELMIVGRIFVAFMVVISIAWVPIIVEMQGGQMYLYIQEVADYLTPPVAALFLLAIFWKRCNEQGAFYGGMAGFVLGAVRLTLAFAYRAPECDQPDNRPGFIKDIHYMYVATALFWVTGLITVIVSLLTPPPTKEQIRTTTFWSKKSLVVKESCSPKDEPYKMQEKSILRCNENSEAINHIIPNGKSEDSIKGLQPEDVNLLVTCREEGNPVASLGHSEAETPVDAYSNGQAALMGEKERKKETEDGGRYWKFIDWFCGFKSKSLSKRSLRDLMEEEAVCLQMLEEPPQVKLILNIGLFAVCSLGIFMFVYFSL; translated from the coding sequence ATGAGGGCTGTACTGGAGACAGCAGACATTGCCATAGTGGCCCTGTATTTTATCCTGGTCATGTGCATTGGTTTTTTTGCCATGTGGAAATCTAATAGAAGCACCGTGAGTGGATACTTCCTGGCGGGGCGCTCTATGACCTGGGTAGCAATTGGTGCCTCTCTGTTTGTGAGCAATATTGGGAGTGAGCACTTCATTGGGCTGGCAGGATCTGGAGCTGCAAGTGGATTTGCAGTGGGCGCATGGGAATTCAATGCCTTACTGCTTTTGCAACTTCTGGGATGGGTTTTCATCCCGATTTACATCCGGTCAGGGGTATACACCATGCCTGAATACTTGTCCAAGCGATTTGGTGGCCATAGGATTCAGGTCTATTTCGCAGCCTTGTCTCTGATTCTTTATATCTTCACCAAGCTCTCAGTGGATCTGTATTCGGGTGCCCTCTTTATCCAGGAGTCTTTGGGTTGGAACCTCTATGTGTCTGTCATCCTGCTCATTGGCATGACTGCTTTGCTGACTGTCACCGGAGGCCTTGTTGCAGTGATCTACACAGACACTCTACAGGCTCTGCTTATGATCGTTGGGGCACTCACACTTATGATTATTAGCATGATGGAGATTGGCGGGTTTGAGGAAGTTAAGAGAAGGTACATGTTGGCCTCGCCCAATGTTACTTCCATCTTGTTGACATACAACCTTTCCAACACAAATTCTTGTAATGTCCACCCTAAGAAAGATGCACTGAAAATGTTACGGAATCCGACAGATGAAGATGTTCCTTGGCCTGGATTCGTTCTTGGGCAGACCCCAGCTTCAGTATGGTACTGGTGTGCTGACCAAGTCATCGTGCAGAGAGTCTTAGCAGCTAAAAACATTGCTCATGCCAAAGGCTCTACTCTTATGGCTGGCTTTTTGAAGCTTCTGCCAATGTTTATCATAGTTGTCCCAGGAATGATTTCCAGGATACTGTTTGCTGATGATATAGCTTGCATCAACCCAGAGCACTGCATGCAAGTATGTGGAAGCAGAGCTGGGTGCTCTAATATTGCTTACCCACGCCTGGTGATGAAGCTGGTTCCTGTGGGCCTCCGGGGCTTAATGATGGCAGTGATGATTGCGGCTTTGATGAGCGACTTGGACTCTATCTTTAACAGTGCCAGTACCATATTCACCCTCGATGTGTATAAACTCATCCGCAGGAGCGCAAGCTCCCGAGAACTAATGATTGTGGGGAGGATATTTGTGGCTTTTATGGTGGTGATCAGCATTGCATGGGTGCCAATCATCGTGGAGATGCAAGGAGGCCAGATGTACCTTTACATTCAGGAGGTAGCAGATTACCTGACACCCCCAGTTGCGGCCCTATTCCTTCTGGCAATTTTCTGGAAGCGCTGCAATGAACAAGGGGCTTTCTATGGTGGAATGGCTGGCTTTGTTCTTGGAGCAGTCCGTTTGACACTGGCCTTTGCGTACCGTGCCCCAGAATGTGACCAACCTGATAACAGGCCAGGCTTCATCAAAGACATCCATTACATGTATGTGGCCACAGCATTGTTTTGGGTCACAGGACTTATTACTGTCATTGTTAGCCTTCTCACACCACCTCCCACAAAGGAACAGATTCGTACCACCACCTTTTGGTCTAAGAAGAGCTTGGTGGTGAAGGAGAGCTGCTCCCCGAAAGATGAACCATACAAAATGCAAGAGAAGAGCATTCTGAGATGCAATGAGAATAGTGAGGCCATCAACCACATCATTCCCAATGGGAAATCCGAAGATAGCATCAAGGGCCTTCAGCCTGAAGATGTTAATCTTTTGGTGACCTGCAGAGAAGAAGGCAATCCAGTGGCTTCATTAGGTCATTCAGAGGCAGAAACACCAGTAGATGCTTATTCCAATGGGCAAGCAGCTCTCAtgggtgagaaagagagaaagaaagaaacagaggatgGAGGCCGGTACTGGAAGTTCATAGATTGGTTCTGTGGCTTTAAAAGTAAGAGCCTCAGCAAGAGGAGTCTCAGAGACCTGATGGAGGAGGAGGCTGTTTGTTTACAAATGTTGGAAGAGCCTCCACAAGTTAAACTAATACTAAATATTGGACTTTTTGCTGTGTGTTCACTTGgaattttcatgtttgtttatttttccttatga